A stretch of DNA from Halobacteriovorax sp. JY17:
TACGGAGAACTTTATCTCTTCGGCGAAATCTCTACTTCCAAAGAAAATGGATGTATCCAATATCAAAGTAAGTTTTAAGAGAATGAATGAAAACCAACTAGGATCTCCTTGTGACCGAGAAGGTTTCATCTATGGAAAGTACTCAGATGGCGAGATTACTTTAAGTGAACAACTAAAGAAGTACTTAGCTCCAAACGAAGAGATAGAGTTTAGCTGTAAGCATAAGAACTATTATAAGACAGCCCTCTCAACTCTCTTACATGAGTACCTTCACGCTTATGAAGACACTCTTTCAAAAAATGAAAAGCTACATAAGCAAAATAATTTTCTAAGCCTCGGCTTCTGGAATCTAAAGAAATCGAAGAAAAATTTAAATACTTATGCAGAAAGATCACCAAATCTCTACGAGTATTCTTCTCCAAAGGAATTTCTGGCAGTTAACTTTGAATACTTTCTTCTAGACCCTGAATATAAGTGTAGAAGACCAAATCTCTACAGCGCATATCAAGAATCATTTGCTCATACTCCTTTTCAAAATATTGAGTGTAACTCTCTTTCTGAAATTTCAACTTCAGATACGCAGAGGATTGAATTAGTAAATCTAGATTTTAAAAATGTTAGAGAAATTCACTATCTCTTCGCCTCTAAAGGAAAAGCGATGATGAGTAGATGGGGACATAGTATGTATAAACTAGTTCTCTGCGATCAAAGTTGGTCATTAGAAAAATGCAGACAAAGAGGAAAATTTCTTGTCGTTGGTTTTCTCGCTCAAGTTTCAGACGTTTCAATTAATGCAATCAAAGGAATTCTTGGTCAATACCCAAGTGATATGACTATCACAAGCTTAGATGCAATGAAGAGACAGTATAATCGAGCAGAACTTAGAGATCTTGAAAGTATCCCTCTCGCCTTAACTAAAGTTGAGAAAGAGCGTTTTCTAAATCATCTCATTCGAATCTATTGGGAATACTCCGGAAAGTACTACTTCTTTAGTAATAACTGTGCTGATGAAGCGTTCAAGTTAATTCAAATAGCGAAGAATAAAAGTGATATTTACAAAAAAGGTGTCTTAACACCAGTTGGTATCTACAAATACATTAAAGAGAATAACCTCTCCAAAGACTTCTCATTCACCAATAGAGAACTCAATATAGAAAACGGTCTTCTCTACAGCAGCTTTGCTCCTAATCTAGGCCTAAGTTTTGATAATTTAAAAAGTCAATTCAAGAAATCTTTTAGAGAGAAAATTAAAGCTCCAAATATTCAAAGAAGAGAGAGAAATTTCAAAAATGATTATAAGGCTGTAAGAGATATTCAGCAGTACTCAAAACTACCAACTTTAAAGAGAAGAGAGATCATCAAAGCGATAGTAAAAAAGAAAGATAGAAAGAACTTCTTAGATCTTTTTGCCATAGAGTCTCAAGCGAATTACGTAACTAACAATGAACTACTTTCCAAGATGCAGTCAATCTCTTCAAAACAAGATAGCGATGAGGAGACAAGAGAGATTTTCACAAAGATTGTAGAGCTAAAAAATATTATTATCTTTGGTACTAATTCAGAGAATAAAGGCTACGGTATTCCTCAAACTGGCGACTTAGAAAGTACGATTTCACCGGAAGTTTTTGCAGCAGAAGAGGAATTAAAGGAAGTGAAAAATCTTTTACAGGAAAAATATAAAACTGTTTTTCAAGAAGAATTTTTACAAATGGAAGAAGCAAACTATAACAAAACAATAATCAAAGAAGCACTTAAAAGTGTCTTATAAAGGAGATTTTGAATGAAAAAGTTATTACTAAGTACAATGGTTTTATTATTTGCATCACAACAAGTACTTGCTCACAGAGAGACAAGATGTAGAACAACAAGAAACCGTTATGGTGAAAGAGTTCAAACTTGTAGAACAGTTTCTCATACTCACAGAAATGGTTCTGATTATGGTGACGGATTCTTTGATGGTCTACTTGCTTCATCACTTATTCTTTTAACAAGTGCCGACGCTGACAATGATTACAATAGAGATTTCCTAGAGTCTGAAATTACTTTTACTTTAGCTACAGCTGAAGAAGGAAAGTTAGTTCTATCTAATGAACTTCAAGACCTTGTAGATGAGACAAGAGCTGTTAATGAAGGTACTGAGTTATCTGACGAAGAAATTCTTGAAGCTTACCTACTCGAAATGTAGATTATATTTTAGCGTCACATATATCCTTATGTGGCGCTATTTTATTCACTGTCTAAGCCTTAGTCACCCTATCCTACTGAAACTGCGTTAAAATTCTGGCCTAAACTTTGCTTCATAAATAGTATGAAAAAAGTTTTAACAACACTATTCATTGCTTTTTCTACACTTTCTTATGCGAGTGATGGTGAGTATCGATGTGACTCTATTCAGAATGTAAGCTATCAAGACCTCTCAAGTAGAGTCTTAGATATTAGTTACCACATTGATAAAGTAAAAGAATTAGAAAGAAATGGCCTTAGAAGTGCCGCTTTAAATATTGTGAGAGAAGGACTCTTCTCTATAGAATTAGCGACCAAGAAATATAAGAATGAGAAATTTTGCTACTCTCTTTCAAAACGCGCTAAATATCAAAAGAGCTTACTTATTAAACACCAAATAGAACTTAGTCTACTAGAGAGCGAATTAAAGAAATTCGATGACTGCTCTTACGCAATTATGAAATTAGAAGAAGAAACAACAGCTATTGCAAAGCAAGATGAGTTCTATGGTAAGTTTCTTGCGACTTCAAAAATTATAACCAAGGCCGACTTAATTAGAAAAGATCAGTCATGTGATATTTCTCAGCAAGAAAAACTCACTCAAATCCTTACTCACCAAAATGGACTTCTTTCTAAGCTTTATAGTGTTCAAGAAAAGTCATAAATATTCCACACTTATCGATTCGTCTTTACCTAATTGACCCTTCGGTAGATTCTCGTCATAATAGACTTAATTTAATAATGAAACTTCAAAGGAGTTTACTATGAGTATCAATATCGGAATTGAAGAAGGAAAGAGAATTGAAACAGCGAAAGGACTTAGTCACTTACTCGCGGATAGTTACACTCTTTACTTAAAAACACATAACTACCACTGGAATGTTACCGGTCCAATGTTTACTACTCTACATTTAATGTTTGAAACACAGTATAACGAACTTGCTCTTGCTGTTGATGAGATCGCAGAGAGAATTAGAATTCTTGGAGTAAAAGCTCCAGGAACTTATAAAGAATTTGCTGAGCTATCTAGTATCAAAGAAGACGACACTTCTCCTGAAGCCAATCAAATGATTCAAGGACTTCTCTGTGGTCATGAACAAGTTGTTAATACTGCAAAGAATATTCTTCCAATTTTAGATGGTGGTAATGATGAAGGAACTCTCTCACTACTAAGTGCTAGAATTGAGTACCATGAAAAAACAGCTTGGATGTTAAGAAGTTTACTCGAATAATTTTATCTACTAATCAACGACTGGAATCCTAGGGAGAAGAGATACTTTATCCCTAGTTGAACAGTCGTTGTTGTTCCTTCACTATCAAATTGATATCTGTCTAATGAAGCAAAGACATTAAGACCTCTATTTACTTTGAAAAAATCAAAGCCTAGGCCATATATTAATCCACCATGACTCTCGCTTTTAAATCCATAAGTATTAGCAATTGCTTCTCTCGTGTAATCTGCAACATCTGTCTCTAAAGAATGATTTACTTTATAAACTCCGTAGCCAAATTTAAAATAGAGTCTTGGATTTAAGAAAACATTCATATTTAAAGTATATGATTTTTGATCGTGATTAATCGTATTAGAAAGACCATCGTGAATAATCTCCCCTGTTGCACTCGTTCCGACATAAGAAAACTCTAGGCCTAGGAAGCCACTTCTAAAGCCGACTAAATAGCCAAGTCCCGCTCCAGCAGGCTTAACATTATACTGCTCCATTGGTTCGTAACTGACCTTAGAATAATTGCCTGCCACACCTATATAGGTCAAAGCACTTGCGTTTAGAGACAGAATAAAGAATGTAATAATTTTTAAAATTTTAATATGAGTCAATACGAAACTCCTCAACTGTATTAATTGTATCAATTAATAAGTAAAGATTCCTTAAGGAAGACTTTTCCGATACTACACATCAAATGTTTAGAATTGCTAGAATAGCTTAGGGAACTATCAAAAGGACGACTTATGCCCAAGTTCAAAGCTCAACTACTTCTACTCTTCACTCTTCTACTCTTCGCTTGTAAGGAAGAACCTATTCCTACTAGTTCAAACTTCATTGTTTCCCCTGGAGATATTGTCGTTACGAATATTACAAATGATTCCGTAGTTCTCTATTCGAGCAACGGTACATTTAAGAGAGTTCTCTACGATGTTGAAAATAATGCTGAAATTCCTTATGGAGTTGGCTGGAAGCACGATACTCTTGAAGTCATGGTTGCTGTCGATGGATCAGATAGAGTTGTCGGAATTTCTGCAATTGATGGAACAGTTAGAACGATTATTCAAAATGCCAACCTTACAGGAAATATAAGAGGAGTAACTCAACTTGTTGATGGGAGCATTCTTGTGGCAGAATCAAATAATGTTGAAAAATTCACAACAAACGGAACAAGAATTACAGACGGCTTTCCCCTCTCAGGAGGAATTAATGGAGTTGAAAATGTCTTCGCAAAGGCCGATGGTGGTTTCATCGTATGCTCTAGAACAAATGATGTTGTAAGAACCTATGAAGCCGATGGTACAATGGAAAATACTCATGTCTCAGGAATTGGAGGGACAACTGACGGATACGGTTGTACAGAGCTAGCAGATGGAAGTATTGTTACAGCATGGTCTGGCACAACAGATACTATCTCAGTCTATGATTCTACTTTTGGAGACCTTGATATTGCTTACAATGATTCCGCGATTCTTCCCTCACCCAGAGGTGTTGCTCAACTCGCAAATGGAAATATTATTGCGGCGGATGCAACTTATCATCACTTAGTTGAAATTGATTCTACCACTGGAGAATTTGTAGGAATTCTTGCAGGTTCAGGCCTTTCGACTCCAAATCAAATAATAGTTATCCCTAACTTCCTATAAGTTCAGCAGAACCACTTGCGGCAAATTTCTTTTGCTGCATTTTAATTCTTGCATTTCTAATTGTATGGTCTGGAACTCTCTTTAACTTTCCGGCCATTCCAATCTTTGAGAGTGTCCAAATTGTCCACTTACTTGGATCGAAATGGTACCACTTTACACCGTTTCTATAATCGGCCTGGAAAGTGTGGTGAAAATTATGGTAACCCTCTCCAAATGTAAAAAGCGCCATAATAGGACTATCTTTTGCTGTATGCTCATCAGAGTAAGTTTTAGAACCTAGAACATGGCAAAGAGAGTTAATTAAGAATGTTGAGTGGTGAACAAAGACAATTCTCGCAAAACCGATAACAGCAAAGCCACCCAGAGTACTTCCCATGAAGTAACCAATAATTCCAGGGAGTACAATTCCCACGAGTGCTGCTATTGGAAGGTAGTATCTATGTTGCCAGACTACCATCTTATCTTTTAATAAATCTTTGGACATTGGAAATTCGTCGGCAAATTTAGAAGGTTCTCTAAACATTACCCACCCCATATGGGCCCAAAAAAATCCTCTATTGATATTATATGGATCTTTCTCCGTATCGCAGAACTTATGATGAACTCTATGATCACTCCCCCACTTTAAAAGAGAGTTTTGAAAAGCTGCAGCACCAAAAATTAATAAGAAGAACTTTACTGGCGCAGAGGCTTCAAAAGTTCTGTGAGAGAAAAGTCTATGATAGCCAATTGTAATTGAGCTTCCACAAAAGCAAGCAAAGATCAGAGCCGCAATAAAAATAGAAGGCATAAATCCATCTCTATATATATGTAGTGCAGTTAAACCAATTGCTGTAACGGGAGTGAGTATGAGAAATAGTGTATTTACCCAATCAATATTCTTTCTTTCCATGACGCCCAACCTCCGTGTGTGTTTAGGACAGCTTTAGGATAGCAAGAGTGGTGTCATTTGATTGTAAAAGGAGTGTAAAAGTGATCTAGATATTTGGAATTAGAGAAATAAAAGGACCCTTTCGGGCCCTTCTACCACTTATGAATTTAGATTTCTTAGAACGTATTGTAAGATTCCGCCATTTCTAAAGTAATTCAGTTCATCCAAAGTATCTACTCTTGAGTCAAGAGTTACACTTTCAGTTGTTCCATCTTCTCTAGCAATAGTCATCTCAAAGTTCTGCTTAGGAGAAAGAGTTCCATCAGGAGACTTAATCGAAATTTTCTCTGATCCAGTTAATCCAAGAGTCCTCCTTGTAACACCATCCGGGAATTGTAACGGAAGAACGCCCATACCGATTAAGTTTGATCTGTGAATTCTTTCAAAGGATTCTGTAATAACGGCTTTTACACCTTGAAGATTTGTTCCTTTCGCGGCCCAATCCCTTGAAGATCCTGTCCCATATTCTTTACCTGCGATAATAACAAGTTCAGTTCCAGCATCTTTATACTTCATTGCTGTATCGTAAATCGACATCTGCTCACCAGTTGGAAGAAACTTCGAATATCCTCCTTCTACACCTGGAACAAGCTCATTCTTAATACGAATATTCGCAAACGTTCCTCTCATCATGACATGGTGATTACCACGACGTGACCCATAAGAGTTAAAGTCATATTGCTTAACTCCTCTATCCATTAACCACTTACCAGCTGGAGAATCTTTTGTAATATTTCCAGCAGGAGAAATATGATCAGTAGTAACCGAGTCTCCTAGAAGAGCTAGGATCGTTGCATCTTTAACTTCGTAAGTATCAATTGTTCCATCTTTAATATTTTCAAAGAAAGTTGGATTAGCAATATAAGTTGATTTCTCATCCCAGTCGTATAACTCACCTTCAGGAGATTTTACTTTTTTCCAAAGCTCATCACCATCAAAGACATTTGAGTATCTAGCTTTATACATATCAGAAGTAATGTGCTTTAAAACAACCTCTTCAATTTCTTTATTTGATGGCCAAAGATCCTTTAAGAAAACATCGTTTCCATTCTTATCTTTTGCAAGCGCATCGGTGGCAACATTAATATTTAAGTTACCAGCAATTGCATATGCAACAACAAGTGGAGGAGAAGCAAGAAAGTTTGCTTTAACGTCTGGGGAGATTCTTCCTTCAAAGTTTCTATTACCAGAAAGTACAGAAGTAGCAAGAATATCATTCTCATTAATTGACTTTGAAATTGGAGCTGGAAGAGGACCTGTATTACCAATACAAGTAGTACATCCGTAACCAACTAGGTTAAATCCTAATGTATCAAGATGCTCTTGTAGACCTGACTCAATTAAGTAATCAGTTACTACTTTAGAACCTGGAGCAAGAGAAGTTTTCACCCATGGCTTAGATTGTAAACCAAGAGCTACAGCTTTCTTAGCAACAAGTCCTGCGGCAACGAGAACAGAAGGATTAGAAGTATTTGTACATGAAGTGATTGCAGCAACAACTACGTTTCCATGCTTCATTTTAAACTCTTTCCCCTCAACATTAAATTCTTTATGTAAGTCTGATGGATTATAACCAAATACTTTTGGAAAAATCTCTTCCGTAAATTTTTTGTCTGCACCATCAAGAATAATTTTATCCTGTGGTCTCTTAGGTCCAGAGATGCATGGAGTTACTGTTGAAAGGTCTAATTCAACAACACTAGTAAACACAGGATCTGCTTCATTTTCGTAGGCCCAAAGTCCCTGCTCTTTTGCGTACGACTCAACCAGAGCGACAGTTTCTTCTTTTCTACCTGAGAGTTTCATATATTGAATAGTCTTCTCATCAATCGGGAAGAATCCACAAGTTGCTCCATACTCAGGTGCCATATTCGCTAGAGTTGCTCTGTCTGCAAGAGAGAGGTCTCTCATCCCCGGTCCGAAGAACTCTACAAATTTACCAACTACTCCGTGCTTACGAAGAGACTCAACAACATTTAGCACAAGATCAGTTGCAGTCATTCCCTCTTGTAACTTCCCCGTTAACTTAAATCCTACAACTTCTGGTATAAGCATTGTGACAGGCTGTCCAAGCATTGCCGCTTCAGCTTCAATACCACCAACACCCCAACCAAGAACGGCAAGACCATTAATCATAGTTGTATGGGAATCTGTACCAACACAAGTATCTGGGTAAGCAACTACTTCCCCGTCTTTTTCATTTGTCCAAACAACATCGGCAAGGTACTCAAGATTTACTTGGTGAATAATTCCTGTACCAGGAGGAACAACTCTAAAGTTATTAAATGCCTTCTGTCCCCATTTAAGAAAATTATATCTTTCTGCATTTCTCTCATATTCAAGTTCGACATTTTGCTCAAACGCTTCCTTTGTTCCAAAGTGCTCAACTTGAACAGAGTGATCAATAACAAGATCAACTGGAACTAGAGGATTAATCTTCTGGGCATCTCCGCCAAGAACATTCATAGCATTTCTCATTGCAGCTAAATCAACAACAGCCGGAACACCTGTAAAGTCCTGCATAACAACACGAGCTGGATGATAAGCAATCTCATGATCAGACTTTTGAGAGTCGGCCCACTTATTCAATGCTTCAATATCACCCCAAGTAACACTTGTTCCATTCTCATTTCGAAGAAGGTTTTCAAGTAGAACTTTTAAAGACTTTGGAAGTTTATCAACATTTCCAAGACCTAGTGCCTTAGCTTCTTTAATTGAAAAGTAAGCGTAGTTCTTACCATTAACATTAAGGGATTTTTTAACCTTACTCATTTAGGACCTCCTCTTTCTATAAATCAATTTAAGTGAATTATACTTTAAATGAGAGCAAACATCACCTAGACAAGGAGAATTAAAAATTTTAAAGGATGAAAAAACGCAATAGCCTAGGCATCTACTCGGTCGGACAATAAGGCCCAACGTCCACCGCCCTCAGAGCGAATCATATAACCCACCGTGTGAAGCTTTCTTCGAAGATTATACAGGTGAACATCAATAGTCTTTGGATGAACATTTGTCCTCCCCCAAACTTTTTCTAAAATATCATCTCTTGTTACAGTTCTATCTCTAGAATCTAGGAAGAGAGAAAGTAGCTGCTTCTGCTTAGAAGTGAGGTTATCAATATCGATCCCATCAATCTTAACTTTCTTGTGCCCTGAATTTGCGAGGCTAGGCCTTGCTGGACCAGAGACAACATTCTCTATCTTCACGAGCAATTCGTTCTTCTTAAATGGCTTCGTTAAATAATCGAGAGCACCTTCTTTAAAACAGAATCTAAGAGCATCGATATCATCGATAGAAGAAACAATAATAAAAGGGATATTTAAAATATTTGAGTCTTTAGAATTTGTAAGGAAGTTTAGAAAGTTTCCATCCCCTAACATTAGATCAGCAATAATCATCTGAGGAAGTTCATCAGTCGAAGTGTTTTCAAGCGCAATTGTGAACTCATCTAATCTTTCAAAGTACTTTGTTGAGTAACGATGATCAAGAGTCTGCTCATAAACAAATTGACAGCCTTTATCATCTTCCAAAA
This window harbors:
- a CDS encoding response regulator transcription factor — protein: MSDTIATNKSIWILEDDKGCQFVYEQTLDHRYSTKYFERLDEFTIALENTSTDELPQMIIADLMLGDGNFLNFLTNSKDSNILNIPFIIVSSIDDIDALRFCFKEGALDYLTKPFKKNELLVKIENVVSGPARPSLANSGHKKVKIDGIDIDNLTSKQKQLLSLFLDSRDRTVTRDDILEKVWGRTNVHPKTIDVHLYNLRRKLHTVGYMIRSEGGGRWALLSDRVDA
- a CDS encoding Dps family protein, with translation MSINIGIEEGKRIETAKGLSHLLADSYTLYLKTHNYHWNVTGPMFTTLHLMFETQYNELALAVDEIAERIRILGVKAPGTYKEFAELSSIKEDDTSPEANQMIQGLLCGHEQVVNTAKNILPILDGGNDEGTLSLLSARIEYHEKTAWMLRSLLE
- a CDS encoding DUF4105 domain-containing protein, whose protein sequence is MKRHLLTLTTLLICASVSAGDLTENFISSAKSLLPKKMDVSNIKVSFKRMNENQLGSPCDREGFIYGKYSDGEITLSEQLKKYLAPNEEIEFSCKHKNYYKTALSTLLHEYLHAYEDTLSKNEKLHKQNNFLSLGFWNLKKSKKNLNTYAERSPNLYEYSSPKEFLAVNFEYFLLDPEYKCRRPNLYSAYQESFAHTPFQNIECNSLSEISTSDTQRIELVNLDFKNVREIHYLFASKGKAMMSRWGHSMYKLVLCDQSWSLEKCRQRGKFLVVGFLAQVSDVSINAIKGILGQYPSDMTITSLDAMKRQYNRAELRDLESIPLALTKVEKERFLNHLIRIYWEYSGKYYFFSNNCADEAFKLIQIAKNKSDIYKKGVLTPVGIYKYIKENNLSKDFSFTNRELNIENGLLYSSFAPNLGLSFDNLKSQFKKSFREKIKAPNIQRRERNFKNDYKAVRDIQQYSKLPTLKRREIIKAIVKKKDRKNFLDLFAIESQANYVTNNELLSKMQSISSKQDSDEETREIFTKIVELKNIIIFGTNSENKGYGIPQTGDLESTISPEVFAAEEELKEVKNLLQEKYKTVFQEEFLQMEEANYNKTIIKEALKSVL
- a CDS encoding fatty acid desaturase, with translation MERKNIDWVNTLFLILTPVTAIGLTALHIYRDGFMPSIFIAALIFACFCGSSITIGYHRLFSHRTFEASAPVKFFLLIFGAAAFQNSLLKWGSDHRVHHKFCDTEKDPYNINRGFFWAHMGWVMFREPSKFADEFPMSKDLLKDKMVVWQHRYYLPIAALVGIVLPGIIGYFMGSTLGGFAVIGFARIVFVHHSTFLINSLCHVLGSKTYSDEHTAKDSPIMALFTFGEGYHNFHHTFQADYRNGVKWYHFDPSKWTIWTLSKIGMAGKLKRVPDHTIRNARIKMQQKKFAASGSAELIGS
- the acnA gene encoding aconitate hydratase AcnA, whose amino-acid sequence is MSKVKKSLNVNGKNYAYFSIKEAKALGLGNVDKLPKSLKVLLENLLRNENGTSVTWGDIEALNKWADSQKSDHEIAYHPARVVMQDFTGVPAVVDLAAMRNAMNVLGGDAQKINPLVPVDLVIDHSVQVEHFGTKEAFEQNVELEYERNAERYNFLKWGQKAFNNFRVVPPGTGIIHQVNLEYLADVVWTNEKDGEVVAYPDTCVGTDSHTTMINGLAVLGWGVGGIEAEAAMLGQPVTMLIPEVVGFKLTGKLQEGMTATDLVLNVVESLRKHGVVGKFVEFFGPGMRDLSLADRATLANMAPEYGATCGFFPIDEKTIQYMKLSGRKEETVALVESYAKEQGLWAYENEADPVFTSVVELDLSTVTPCISGPKRPQDKIILDGADKKFTEEIFPKVFGYNPSDLHKEFNVEGKEFKMKHGNVVVAAITSCTNTSNPSVLVAAGLVAKKAVALGLQSKPWVKTSLAPGSKVVTDYLIESGLQEHLDTLGFNLVGYGCTTCIGNTGPLPAPISKSINENDILATSVLSGNRNFEGRISPDVKANFLASPPLVVAYAIAGNLNINVATDALAKDKNGNDVFLKDLWPSNKEIEEVVLKHITSDMYKARYSNVFDGDELWKKVKSPEGELYDWDEKSTYIANPTFFENIKDGTIDTYEVKDATILALLGDSVTTDHISPAGNITKDSPAGKWLMDRGVKQYDFNSYGSRRGNHHVMMRGTFANIRIKNELVPGVEGGYSKFLPTGEQMSIYDTAMKYKDAGTELVIIAGKEYGTGSSRDWAAKGTNLQGVKAVITESFERIHRSNLIGMGVLPLQFPDGVTRRTLGLTGSEKISIKSPDGTLSPKQNFEMTIAREDGTTESVTLDSRVDTLDELNYFRNGGILQYVLRNLNS